The following coding sequences lie in one Thalassoglobus polymorphus genomic window:
- a CDS encoding (5-formylfuran-3-yl)methyl phosphate synthase, which produces MVLKMLPKLLVSVRNAQEARIAAEAGVDIIDLKEPKQGSLGMVLPTVLRECVASVRAVNSRCQLSAACGELVEFAPLVPPASLSGFNYFKIGLAGMHGKENWQATWQHMRDQLGPENGESTPRCVAVAYVDSANANAPEIEDVIEAAAASDCAGVLFDTFQKNDMRFSDWVSDSRLKHFLKVIHQHGMFCSIAGKLTLADVSHFSKFSENVPAGRAVDVIAVRSAACIQDQRTSEVSAARIQELQERLRGASASQFLE; this is translated from the coding sequence TATCGCGGCTGAAGCAGGCGTCGACATCATCGACCTCAAAGAACCTAAGCAGGGTTCTCTGGGTATGGTTCTTCCAACTGTTCTCCGAGAATGCGTCGCCAGTGTCCGAGCTGTCAATTCACGTTGTCAGCTGAGCGCAGCCTGCGGGGAACTTGTTGAGTTTGCCCCGTTAGTCCCTCCTGCCTCCTTAAGCGGCTTCAACTATTTCAAAATCGGGCTCGCAGGGATGCACGGAAAGGAGAACTGGCAAGCCACATGGCAGCACATGCGGGATCAACTTGGTCCAGAAAACGGTGAATCTACGCCACGCTGTGTGGCGGTTGCTTATGTGGATTCTGCAAATGCAAATGCTCCCGAGATCGAAGATGTGATCGAAGCAGCTGCGGCGTCAGATTGCGCTGGCGTACTGTTTGATACTTTCCAGAAAAACGACATGCGGTTTTCTGATTGGGTCAGTGACAGCAGGTTGAAGCATTTCCTGAAAGTGATCCATCAACATGGGATGTTCTGTTCCATTGCTGGCAAACTGACCCTGGCAGATGTGTCGCACTTTTCAAAGTTCTCGGAGAACGTACCGGCGGGGAGGGCAGTAGATGTCATCGCCGTTCGTTCGGCAGCCTGTATTCAAGATCAGAGAACTTCAGAGGTTTCTGCAGCGAGAATTCAAGAGTTGCAAGAACGGCTCAGGGGAGCCTCAGCGAGTCAATTTCTGGAGTAA
- a CDS encoding thioesterase family protein: protein MKSGLKTGVRHKSLRRINESHTITFEGLPPVLATPFLVWLLEETAMELIQPFLEDEELTVGTSVEIEHQGAALIGDDVTFSATVVQIDGRDLLFRVDATLEGKTISKGLHRRKLVSRPKLLQKLTR from the coding sequence ATGAAATCAGGCCTCAAAACCGGGGTTCGTCACAAGTCCCTTCGACGTATCAACGAATCCCACACTATTACTTTCGAAGGGCTTCCGCCGGTGCTGGCAACACCATTTTTAGTGTGGCTGCTGGAAGAAACAGCGATGGAACTGATTCAGCCCTTCCTTGAAGATGAAGAACTGACGGTCGGAACTTCCGTCGAAATCGAACATCAGGGTGCGGCTCTCATTGGCGATGACGTGACTTTCTCGGCGACGGTCGTCCAGATTGATGGACGGGACTTGTTGTTTCGGGTGGATGCAACTCTTGAAGGGAAAACGATTTCAAAAGGTCTTCATCGCCGTAAGTTGGTTTCTCGGCCAAAATTACTCCAGAAATTGACTCGCTGA
- a CDS encoding bifunctional nuclease family protein has product MLIKMELARIIISEINDHQVVYLSEVDGEKRNFPIVIGIFEASSINRSVQGQVPQRPLTHDLLKSVIEEMGGEVQDIVITNLVEHTYYAVIRIKHNGEVIEVDSRPSDAIALIAHYDPPLPIFVDEEVVKASTLPD; this is encoded by the coding sequence GTGCTTATTAAAATGGAACTTGCCCGAATCATTATCAGCGAGATCAATGATCATCAGGTCGTCTACTTGAGTGAGGTCGATGGAGAAAAACGAAATTTCCCGATCGTTATTGGAATTTTTGAAGCCTCCAGTATTAATCGCAGCGTGCAGGGCCAGGTCCCGCAGCGACCGCTCACCCATGATCTCCTCAAAAGTGTGATCGAAGAGATGGGGGGAGAAGTTCAGGATATCGTAATTACGAATCTGGTCGAACACACCTATTATGCGGTCATCCGTATTAAGCACAACGGCGAGGTCATTGAAGTTGATAGTCGCCCCAGCGATGCAATTGCATTAATTGCTCACTATGACCCGCCATTACCAATATTCGTTGACGAAGAAGTCGTCAAAGCCTCAACACTGCCGGATTAA
- the pheA gene encoding prephenate dehydratase has product MAKKKTTRPSSSTPTKKAAKAKPATKPRRVNPAVRLKSIDKEIVKLLNERLKLTIGELEQLTDRREVWFDPQLERELWEQLASYNKGPIDQEVLKSIFREVLSSAREQVKEVRVAYLGPQFSFTHLAALEKFGKTADLIPVNSIAAVFEEVNKGHAEFGIVPIENSTDGRIVDTLDMFTRLPLRICGEVQIAVHHNLLSRSPRSEITEIYSKPQALSQCRDWLARNMPNAQLHDVTSTSTAAALAQSKPGAAAIASRQAAVQYGLDIVADSIEDNAYNVTRFAIIGDQDTKPTKRDRTALLLQIPHSPGSLTDALNAFKTNKINLTWIESFPLRGPETGYLFFLDFEGHSKDPKIKKALTSLEKKAVRLEVLGSYPRTDIAD; this is encoded by the coding sequence ATGGCAAAGAAAAAGACAACTCGACCGTCCAGTTCGACTCCTACCAAGAAGGCAGCCAAGGCAAAGCCTGCTACGAAACCAAGACGAGTCAACCCTGCTGTTCGGTTGAAATCCATCGACAAAGAGATCGTCAAGCTCCTCAATGAACGGTTGAAGCTCACGATTGGTGAATTGGAACAACTGACAGATCGTCGCGAGGTCTGGTTTGATCCTCAACTGGAGCGAGAACTTTGGGAGCAACTCGCAAGCTATAACAAAGGCCCCATCGATCAGGAAGTTTTGAAGAGCATCTTCCGCGAGGTCCTCAGCTCGGCTCGAGAACAAGTCAAAGAAGTCCGCGTCGCTTACTTAGGGCCACAATTCAGCTTCACTCACCTGGCTGCTCTGGAGAAGTTCGGCAAGACCGCCGATTTGATTCCAGTCAATTCGATTGCAGCTGTTTTTGAGGAAGTGAACAAAGGGCACGCTGAGTTCGGAATCGTCCCGATTGAAAACAGCACTGATGGCCGCATCGTCGATACCCTCGATATGTTCACCCGGTTGCCATTGAGGATTTGTGGTGAAGTTCAAATCGCCGTTCACCACAACTTACTTTCGCGATCACCTCGAAGTGAGATCACTGAAATCTACAGCAAGCCGCAGGCTCTCTCGCAGTGTCGAGACTGGCTTGCACGGAACATGCCAAACGCTCAGTTGCATGATGTCACCAGTACATCGACTGCGGCTGCCCTCGCTCAAAGCAAACCTGGGGCCGCTGCAATTGCTAGTCGACAGGCTGCTGTCCAATACGGGTTAGATATCGTAGCGGACTCTATTGAAGACAATGCATATAACGTGACCCGATTTGCGATCATCGGTGATCAAGACACAAAGCCAACGAAGAGGGATCGGACGGCCTTGCTACTGCAAATTCCGCACAGTCCCGGTTCGTTGACAGACGCCTTGAATGCGTTCAAGACGAACAAGATCAATCTCACCTGGATCGAATCATTCCCGCTACGCGGTCCTGAAACCGGATACCTGTTCTTTCTCGATTTTGAAGGCCATTCGAAAGACCCCAAGATCAAAAAAGCTTTGACGAGTCTCGAAAAGAAAGCTGTTCGCTTAGAAGTTCTTGGTTCCTATCCGCGGACTGATATCGCAGACTGA
- a CDS encoding 3-hydroxyacyl-ACP dehydratase FabZ family protein, producing MKSLTQEQIKEQIPHRDPFLWLDEVVEMNETSIHAKKLITDDLDVFRGHYPNFPILPGVLQCEAAFQAGAVLIAQILETGTGEVPVVTRLNNVQFRKMVRPGDTLDIEVELTEQLSNAFFLKGKVSVSGKVTVRLEFACSAANPSA from the coding sequence GTGAAAAGTTTGACTCAAGAACAAATCAAAGAACAGATTCCGCATCGAGACCCGTTTTTGTGGTTGGATGAGGTTGTTGAGATGAACGAAACCAGCATCCACGCGAAGAAACTCATTACCGACGACTTGGATGTCTTTCGCGGACATTATCCGAACTTCCCGATTCTTCCGGGAGTTCTGCAATGCGAAGCGGCATTCCAGGCAGGCGCAGTACTGATCGCCCAGATTCTGGAAACGGGAACAGGCGAGGTTCCGGTCGTCACTCGATTGAACAACGTCCAGTTCAGAAAGATGGTTCGCCCCGGCGACACTCTCGATATCGAGGTTGAGCTGACTGAGCAACTCTCAAATGCCTTCTTCCTGAAAGGCAAAGTTTCCGTTTCAGGCAAGGTGACGGTCCGTCTCGAATTCGCATGTTCCGCTGCCAACCCAAGTGCGTAA